The Ralstonia sp. RRA genomic interval TGCGTGAGGCCGACGCCCACTGCATAGCTGCCCAGCCCGAAAAAGATGCCCTGCCCGAACGACAGCAGCCCCGTGTAGCCGAGCAGCAGGTTGCAGGCCATCACGGCCATGGCGTAGACCAGCACCTCGGTCGCCAATGTGCCGGAGTTGAGTACCAGCGGCAGCAGCAACGTCACACCCAGCGACAGCCACCAGAAGCGGTATCGCGCAAATCCATGGAATGCGGCTTGCATCATCCCCTCCCCAGCAGGCCGTGCGGGCGCAGCAGCAGCACGGCTGCCATCGCCACGTAGATCATCAGCCGCGCGCCCTCGGGCCACAGCGTGCTCATCAGGCTCTGCACAATGCCGACCAGCAGGCCGCCGACCAGCGCCCCCGCAAAGCTGCCCATGCCGCCCACCACCACCACGACGAAGGCGATGCCGAGTGCTTCCACGCCCATGAAGGGCTCAGCGCCACGAATGGGCGCGGCGAGCACGCCGGCCACCGCCGCCGTGGCGGCACCGAGCGCAAACATCAGACTGAACAGGCGGAATACGTTGATACCGAGCAGCGACACCATCTCGGTGGATTCACTGCCCGCGCGCACTGCACTACCGAGCCGCGTGCCTTCGAGCAGCCACCACAAGCCCATCGCCAGCACGGCAGTGAAACCGATCACGAACAGCCGATACTTGGGATAAACGAAATCGCCCCACATCACGACGCCTTGCAGCGCATCGGGCGGCGGCACGTCCACGCCCAGCGGCCCCCACGCGACGATGATCAGTTCCTGCACCGCCAGCGCCAGCCCCACGGTGATGAGGATGTGGAACTCGTGCGCCTGCGCATACACGTGGCGCAGCAGCACCTTCTCCGTCACCCACGCCAGCGCGCCGATGACGATGGGCGCGAGCACCAGCGCCAGCCAGAAATTCATGCCCAGTTGCAGGGCCTGAAAGCAGAGATACGCGCCCAGCGCATAGAACGCGCCGTGGGCGAAATTGACGAAGCGTAACAGCCCGAAGATGATCGACAGCCCTACCGCCAGCAGGAAGTAGAGCATGCCGATCCCCACGCCGTTGACGACCTGGAGCAGGTAGACGTTCATTGGGATCGCATTCAGGAAGACAGAAGCCCGCAACTCACAACAAGCGCGGGCGGTCGGCAGATCAAGCCAGCTTGCACTGCGTCTGTTCGACCGGCAGGAACGCCTTGCCAACGGCCACCACCTCGGCAAAGTCGTCCTTGTCCTTCATGCGGCTCTTGGGCTTGCCCTTGAGCAGGTAGTAGTTCTTGAGCACCTGGTGGTCGGCCGCGCGAATCTCTTCGGCGCCGGTCAGGCCGTCGTACTTCATGCCCTGCAGCGCGGCAATCACGGCCTTCGGGTCAGCGCTGCCCGCCTTGGCCATCGCGTCGAGCAGGATCTTCGTGCAGGTGTACGAGCCCGCCAGGCTGTAGTTCGGGTTGGCCTTGAACGCGGCCTGCGTGCGCTTCACCAGATCACGGTTGGCGGGCGTGTCCACGTCGTGCCAGTACTGCGCGCCGAAGTACACGCCGTCGCACAGGTCCGCGCCCAGCGATTCGAATTGCTCCAGCCCCGACGCCCACGCCACCAGGATCGTCGTGTTCTTCTTCATGCCGAAGCTCACTGCCTGGCGCAGCGTGTCGGACGATTGCGAACCGAAGTTCAGGATCAGCAGCACGTCAGGCTTGGCGGCCATCGCGTTGGTCAGGTAGCCGCTGAATTCCTTCTCGGTGAGCGCGTGGTAGCTGTTGCCGACATGCTCAATGCCCTTTTCCTTGAAGATGTTCTTGGCCGCCGAGAGCAGCCCATCGCCAAACACGTACTGCGGCGTGATGGTGTACCAGCGCTTGGCCTTCGGCATCGATTCGATCAGCGGCCGCACGGTGCGCTCGATGGCGCCGTAGGTCGGCACCGACCAGCGGAACGTCGCGCGGTTGCAGTCCTTGCCGGTGATTTCATCGGCCCCGGCCGTGGTGATGAACACACCGCCAAACTTTTCCGCCTCCTTACCCATCGCCAGCGATTCAGAAGACAGGATGCCGCCCGCAAAGTAGCGCGCGTTCTTCTGCTGCGCGAGTTCCTGAACCTTGCGTACAGCCGTGGCCGGCTTGCCCTCGGTGTCGAGCACGCTGTACGCCAGCGGCCGGCCTAGCACCTTGCCGTATTGCTCCACGGCCAGCTTCATGCCCAGGTCGGCGAACTTGCCGTTGGCGGCAAACGCACCGGACATCGGCACCGGGCAGCCCAGTTCGATGGCATCAGCAGCCAACGCGGAACGGGCCTGCAGCACCGACGCGGGCACGGCGGACAGCGCCGCCAGTTTGAGCAAGTCTCGACGATTCAAAGCGCACTCCTTGGGTTCGTGTGGGACAGAACAGCGCTCGGAGCCACCACCGGCGGCAGCTTCCTCCTGGCCTTTACCGGCGAGGTTTTCGCCGACCATCGAGTCGAGCAAGAACCAGACCAGTTCTTTATATTTGTTATGATAAATAGGCGAAATCATCATAGAAGCCGCATCCGCGCCGCGTCAACGGCGAAGAGGTCGGTGTTTACGCCAAGGTGTGTGGAGTCGAAGTACCGGGCGAGGATGCAGATATACGGTGCGTGCGCACGCTCGAAGGGCATGCATGCACCACGTCGGTCAGGCCGCGCGGCACGACCCCGCAGTTAGAATGCGCGCAACTCAGGAACGGACAACCATGGCCACACTCGGAGCAGGCAAGACGGCGTCGATCGGCATCCGCAAGCAGAAACGCGCCGACCTCGTTGCCGAAGAACTCAAGCGGCTGATCACGCAGCGCAACCTCAAGCCCGGCGACAAGCTCCCGCAGGAGGTCAAGCTGCAGGAGACCTTTGGCGTAAGCAAGGGCACCATCCGCGAGGCGCTCAAATCATTGGAAGTGCAAGGCCTGGTGAGTGTGAGCACGGGGCCCGCCGGCGGCGGCACCATCGTCGAGGTGCCGCTCGACCGCACGTTCCAGCTCATGCAGAACTACCTGTTCTTCAAAGACATCGGCATTGCGGATGTCTACACCGTGCGCCGATTGCTTGAGCCTGAGCTGGCCGCCGGTGCCGTGCCGCATCTGACCGAAGACGATTTCCGCGCGCTCGAGCACACGATCGACCTGTGCGACCCGGCGTCGGCCAAGGCCGCCGCGCCACTCGACCAACGCCAGGAAGACCTGAGCTTTCACGACATTCTGGCCGCCGCCAACCCCAACCCGATGCTGCGGTTCTGCTGCGAGCTGATCAACGAAATGATTCGACAGCTTGTGGTGTTCGGCAACGAAACCCCGGCCAAGGAGCACGCCAAGTTCGGCGCGTCCAACGTCAAGTTCCACCGACAGATTCTCGACGCCGCACGCGCGCGCGACGCCGAAACCGTGCGTGAACTCATGAGCACGCACATGGAAGACTGCACACATCACGTCACGCGGATGAAGGGCCGCGTGCATGGCCGGCTCGTGCTCGACTCCGAGATGCCGCGCCGCAATCGGCCGCTGATCGACGACCACGACGACGGCAGCGAAGACGCGTGAGCGCTCAGTAGGTCTTGTACGGCAGAAATTTGCCGCTCATCACGATGCGCACCCGATCGCCCTTGGGATCGGGCTCGCGCTTGAGGTCCATGTTGAAGTCGATCGCGCTCATGATGCCGTCGCCAAACTCTTCATGGATCAGCGCTTTGAACGTCGTGCCATACACGCTGATCAGCTCATAGAAACGGTAGATCAGCGGGTCCGTCGGCACAGCTGTCGGCAATGACCCCTTGTAAGGCGGCACCTGCAGTAGCGCGATTGCCTCGTCCGGCAAATCCAGCGCCACACCCACGGCATTCGCCTGTGCTTCGGTCAGCGTCATCTGACCGAGCAGTGCGGCGGTGCTCCACTCCTTGCTGTGGCCGATCACCTCGGCCAGTTGCGCCCACGTCAGCTGCTTCTTGATCTTCTGCAGGACGATCAGGTCAGTCACATCTTCGCGTTGCATGTGCGGCTCCTTGGGTTGGATGGCAAAGAGGAAGGTGCGCGCAGCATGAGCAAGGTCAATGCCATGCACAAAGCGCCACGCCCATGGAGGCACTTGCCTGTTCGGCTGCGATTTCCGCATCGCAACATCCACCCCCGTCGCCTCCTCAACACGCTGCAGACAGGCCTCGGACTAGGGCAAACCCCGAGATTGACAGCGCTGTCAATTGTGGCCATTCTTGCGTCCGTCAGCCCGCTACACCTTGAGAACAGAACGCTGACACCGCTGTCATCCAAGGCAGACGGGACCAATAATCAGGAGACAGTCCATGGAGCTCGAAGCCGCACGTCCGGCCGCACGTCGTCAATCCCGCAACAAGCGCTTTGGTCAACGCGTTGGCGCGTCGGCCATCGCGGCAGCCGTACTGGCACTCGGCGCTGCCAGCGCCCACGCATACGACATCACCACCAGCCCGTATCTGCTGGGCGACTGGGGCGGTCTGCGTACCCGCCTAGCCGATCAGGGCGTGACGTTCAACCTCGGCTACGGCAGCGAAGTGGCGCACAACTTCAGCGGCGGCACCGAGCACCTCACCCGCTATACCGACCAGTGGGTGATGGGCACCACGCTGGACCTGAACAAGCTGGCCGGCTGGCAAGGCGCTACATTCCAGGCCACTGTCACCGACCGCAACGGCCGCAACCTCGGCAGCGATGCGAACATCGGCAACAACATGCTGATCCAGGAGGTCTATGGCCGCGGCCAGACCTGGCACCTGACGCAGTTCTGGCTGAACCAGAAGCTGCTCAACGACCGCCTGGAAATCAAGGCCGGCCGTGTGACGGTGGGCGAAGACTTCTTCTCGTTCTCGTGCGACTTCCAAAACCTGACGTTCTGCGGCTCGCAGCCGGGCAACCTGGTGGGCAGCTACTGGGTGAACTGGCCGACCAGCCAATGGGGTGCCCGCGCCAAGGTGCACACCTCGGCAGAAACCTACGCGCAGATCGGCGTGTACCAGGTCAACCCGAACTACGTGGATGACAGCTGGGCCCGCCGCAACGGCTGGAAGCTGAACAACCCGGGTGGCACCACCGGCGCGCTGATCCCGCTGGAGTTCGGCTGGCTGCCCAACATCGACGGTCGGCCGGGTTCGTACAAGGCAGGCGTCTGGTACAACACGTCCAACGGCAAAGATCTGTACGAAGACGTGAACGGCAACCCGCGCGGCATCACCGGCCTGGACGCCAAGCAGCACAGCGGCCAATATGGCGCCTACCTGAACCTGCAGCAGCAAGTGACCGGCACGGCCGGCGGACGCGGCGCCACGGTGTTCCTGAACTTCTCGCAGGCAGATCGCAACACCGCGCAGACCGATCACCAACTCTCGGTGGGCGTGCAGTACAAAGGGCCGTTTGATCGCCTGGCGGACACCGTCGGCTTTGCTGTCGGCGCAACGCACAACAACGGCCGCTTTGCTGACTTCGTCCGCCAGAGCAATGCCCGTACCGGTTCAAACACCGTCGTGGGTGACGGCTACGAATACGTGAGCGAGTTGTACTACAGCTACTCGCCTGTGCCCTCTGTGTACTTCCGTCCTAATCTGCAGTACATCCTGCATCCGGGCGGTACCACGCAGAACAAGAATGCGTTCGTGATCGGCCTGAAAACGGGCATCACGTTCTAAGAACACCCTTATGCACAACAGGAGACCTCTCATGATTTCCCGTGTACTGAACACCATTGCCGCTGCGGCGGTCCTGAGCTTTGCCGCAACGTCGGCCCATGCCAGCAAGGAAGCGCCGGTGATCGGCTTCTCGATCGACGACCTGCGTGTCGAGCGCTGGACGCATGACCGCGATTACTTTGTCGACGCTGCCAAGAAGCTGGGCGCCACCGTCAACGTGCAGTCGGCCAACGCCAATGAGGCCAAGCAGATCGCCCAGATCGAGAACCTGATCGCGCAGAACGTCGACGTGCTCGTGATCGTGCCGTTCAACTCCAAGGTGCTGGGCAACGCCATTGCCAGCGCCAAGAAGAAGGGCATCAAGGTCGTATCGTATGACCGCCTGATCCTGAACGCCGACATCGACGGCTACGTGACCTTCGACAACGTGAAGGTGGGCGAGCTGCAGGCACAGGGCGTGGTCAAACTGGCGCCCAAGGGCAACTACTTCCTGCTGGGCGGCGCCTCCACTGACAACAATGCGCGGCTGCTGCGCGACGGCCAGATGAAGGTGCTCAAGCCGCTGGTCGACAAGGGCGACATCAAGATCGTCGGCGAGCAATGGACGCCGGAGTGGGACCCTTCCAAGGCCCAGAACATCGTTGAGAACGCGCTGACGGCCAACAGCAACAACATCCAGGGCATCGTCGCCTCGAACGACGGCACGGCAGGCGGCGCCATCCAGGCACTGGCACGCCAGAAACTGGCGGGCAAAGTGCCGGTGTCGGGTCAGGATGCCGACTTGGCCGCCGTGCGCCGCGTGGCCGAAGGCACGCAAGCCATGACGGTGTACAAGCCGATCAAGGAGATTGCCGCCACCGCCGCTGAAATGGCCGTCGATCTGGTCAAGGGTACCGCGCCCAAGTTCAACACCAAGCTGAACAACGGCAAGAAGGATGTCGACACCGTGCTGCTGACGCCGACCCTGCTGACCAAGGACAACCTGGACAGCACCGTCGTCAAGGACGGCTTCTATACGCACCAGCAGATCTTCGGCAAGTAAGCAGTCGATGCAGTCGTCAGTCGTTGTGAGTAGGAGGACGCCATGAGCAGTAACGGCACCCTGTTCGAGATGCGCAACATCGTGAAGTCGTTCTCCGGTGTGCGCGCACTCGACGGCGTGAGCCTGGCAGTACAGCCAGGCGAATGCGTCGGTTTGTGCGGGGAGAACGGCGCCGGAAAATCCACCCTCATGAAGGTGCTGTCGGGGGTCTACCCCTACGGCACCTTCGAGGGCGAGATCGAATGGGAAGGTCAACCGCTGCGCGCGCATTCCGTGCGCGACAGCGAGCGTGCAGGCATCGTCATCATCCATCAGGAACTGATGCTGGTGCAGCAGCTCTCCGTCACGGAGAACATCTTCCTCGGCAACGAGATCACCAAGCCGGGGGGCCGCATGGACTACGACGCCATGCACGCCAAGGCCGAACAACTCCTCGCCCGCCTGCGCCTGACCGACGTGAACGTGGCCGCGCCCGTCAGCAACTACGGCAGCGGCCACCAGCAGCTTTTCGAGATTGCCAAGGCACTCGCCAAGAACGCGCGTCTGCTGATCCTGGACGAGCCGACGTCGTCGTTGTCCGCCAAGGAAATCGAGGTGCTGCTTCACATTATTGAAGACCTCAAGCGCAGCGGCGTGGCGTGCGTCTACATCTCGCACAAGCTGGATGAGGTCAAGCGCGTGTGCGACACCATCACCGTCATCCGCGACGGCAAGCACATCGGTACGCGCCCCGCCGCTGACATGACCATCGACAACATCATCACGATGATGGTCGGCCGCGAAATGACCTCGCTCTTCCCCAAGGTGGAACACACCGTGGGCGACGTCGTGCTGGAAGCGCGCAACGTCACCTGCTGGGACGTCACCAACCCCAACCGCAAGCGCGCCGACAACGTGAGCTTTGCCGTACGCCGAGGAGAGATCCTCGGTATTGCCGGCCTGGTGGGTGCGGGGCGTACGGAGATGGTGTCGGCACTCTTCGGTGCCTACCCTGGCCGCTCGTCCGCCGAGATCGTCATGGAAGGCAAGCCCGTCAAGGTGAACTCCCCTGCCGAGGCCATCGCCAACGGTATCTGCCTCGTCCCCGAAGACCGCAAGCGCCACGGCATCGTGCCGCTGATGAGCGTGGCCGAGAACATCACGCTTGCGACCCTAGCGCAGTACGCGCGTGGCGTGCGCGTCAACAAGGGCGCAGAACTCGCCACGGTCGACCGCGAGAT includes:
- a CDS encoding FadR/GntR family transcriptional regulator, coding for MATLGAGKTASIGIRKQKRADLVAEELKRLITQRNLKPGDKLPQEVKLQETFGVSKGTIREALKSLEVQGLVSVSTGPAGGGTIVEVPLDRTFQLMQNYLFFKDIGIADVYTVRRLLEPELAAGAVPHLTEDDFRALEHTIDLCDPASAKAAAPLDQRQEDLSFHDILAAANPNPMLRFCCELINEMIRQLVVFGNETPAKEHAKFGASNVKFHRQILDAARARDAETVRELMSTHMEDCTHHVTRMKGRVHGRLVLDSEMPRRNRPLIDDHDDGSEDA
- a CDS encoding xylose ABC transporter ATP-binding protein, which gives rise to MSSNGTLFEMRNIVKSFSGVRALDGVSLAVQPGECVGLCGENGAGKSTLMKVLSGVYPYGTFEGEIEWEGQPLRAHSVRDSERAGIVIIHQELMLVQQLSVTENIFLGNEITKPGGRMDYDAMHAKAEQLLARLRLTDVNVAAPVSNYGSGHQQLFEIAKALAKNARLLILDEPTSSLSAKEIEVLLHIIEDLKRSGVACVYISHKLDEVKRVCDTITVIRDGKHIGTRPAADMTIDNIITMMVGREMTSLFPKVEHTVGDVVLEARNVTCWDVTNPNRKRADNVSFAVRRGEILGIAGLVGAGRTEMVSALFGAYPGRSSAEIVMEGKPVKVNSPAEAIANGICLVPEDRKRHGIVPLMSVAENITLATLAQYARGVRVNKGAELATVDREIKRLRIKTASPALSIASLSGGNQQKAVVTKMVLAAPKVLILDEPTRGVDVGSKYDIYKMIADLAASGVAIIMVSSEMPEILGMSDRVLVMGEGQVRGDFVNQGLTQERILAAAINAEPGRQAA
- the xylF gene encoding D-xylose ABC transporter substrate-binding protein, with protein sequence MISRVLNTIAAAAVLSFAATSAHASKEAPVIGFSIDDLRVERWTHDRDYFVDAAKKLGATVNVQSANANEAKQIAQIENLIAQNVDVLVIVPFNSKVLGNAIASAKKKGIKVVSYDRLILNADIDGYVTFDNVKVGELQAQGVVKLAPKGNYFLLGGASTDNNARLLRDGQMKVLKPLVDKGDIKIVGEQWTPEWDPSKAQNIVENALTANSNNIQGIVASNDGTAGGAIQALARQKLAGKVPVSGQDADLAAVRRVAEGTQAMTVYKPIKEIAATAAEMAVDLVKGTAPKFNTKLNNGKKDVDTVLLTPTLLTKDNLDSTVVKDGFYTHQQIFGK
- a CDS encoding carbohydrate porin, with the translated sequence MELEAARPAARRQSRNKRFGQRVGASAIAAAVLALGAASAHAYDITTSPYLLGDWGGLRTRLADQGVTFNLGYGSEVAHNFSGGTEHLTRYTDQWVMGTTLDLNKLAGWQGATFQATVTDRNGRNLGSDANIGNNMLIQEVYGRGQTWHLTQFWLNQKLLNDRLEIKAGRVTVGEDFFSFSCDFQNLTFCGSQPGNLVGSYWVNWPTSQWGARAKVHTSAETYAQIGVYQVNPNYVDDSWARRNGWKLNNPGGTTGALIPLEFGWLPNIDGRPGSYKAGVWYNTSNGKDLYEDVNGNPRGITGLDAKQHSGQYGAYLNLQQQVTGTAGGRGATVFLNFSQADRNTAQTDHQLSVGVQYKGPFDRLADTVGFAVGATHNNGRFADFVRQSNARTGSNTVVGDGYEYVSELYYSYSPVPSVYFRPNLQYILHPGGTTQNKNAFVIGLKTGITF
- a CDS encoding ABC transporter substrate-binding protein, with the protein product MNRRDLLKLAALSAVPASVLQARSALAADAIELGCPVPMSGAFAANGKFADLGMKLAVEQYGKVLGRPLAYSVLDTEGKPATAVRKVQELAQQKNARYFAGGILSSESLAMGKEAEKFGGVFITTAGADEITGKDCNRATFRWSVPTYGAIERTVRPLIESMPKAKRWYTITPQYVFGDGLLSAAKNIFKEKGIEHVGNSYHALTEKEFSGYLTNAMAAKPDVLLILNFGSQSSDTLRQAVSFGMKKNTTILVAWASGLEQFESLGADLCDGVYFGAQYWHDVDTPANRDLVKRTQAAFKANPNYSLAGSYTCTKILLDAMAKAGSADPKAVIAALQGMKYDGLTGAEEIRAADHQVLKNYYLLKGKPKSRMKDKDDFAEVVAVGKAFLPVEQTQCKLA
- a CDS encoding branched-chain amino acid ABC transporter permease, with amino-acid sequence MNVYLLQVVNGVGIGMLYFLLAVGLSIIFGLLRFVNFAHGAFYALGAYLCFQALQLGMNFWLALVLAPIVIGALAWVTEKVLLRHVYAQAHEFHILITVGLALAVQELIIVAWGPLGVDVPPPDALQGVVMWGDFVYPKYRLFVIGFTAVLAMGLWWLLEGTRLGSAVRAGSESTEMVSLLGINVFRLFSLMFALGAATAAVAGVLAAPIRGAEPFMGVEALGIAFVVVVVGGMGSFAGALVGGLLVGIVQSLMSTLWPEGARLMIYVAMAAVLLLRPHGLLGRG
- the cynS gene encoding cyanase; protein product: MQREDVTDLIVLQKIKKQLTWAQLAEVIGHSKEWSTAALLGQMTLTEAQANAVGVALDLPDEAIALLQVPPYKGSLPTAVPTDPLIYRFYELISVYGTTFKALIHEEFGDGIMSAIDFNMDLKREPDPKGDRVRIVMSGKFLPYKTY